The following coding sequences are from one Bernardetia sp. window:
- a CDS encoding tRNA-(ms[2]io[6]A)-hydroxylase translates to MLHLQLPTDPRWTELAQESIEAILTDHAYCEQKAASSCISLIVTYNNYPKLVETLTPIVAEEWSHFEMVLEQLKKRGHTLGEKRKDEYALKLRNFMVKGGSEEMRLLDNLLVNALIEARSCERFKMLSNTMEDEELKKFYRELMVSEARHYTVFISLAKEFLPKEKVDKRWQEFLDHETEIMQSLELRGDRMH, encoded by the coding sequence ATGTTACACCTTCAACTCCCAACCGACCCTCGCTGGACAGAACTAGCACAAGAAAGTATTGAAGCTATTTTGACAGACCATGCTTATTGTGAGCAAAAGGCAGCTTCTTCTTGTATCTCTCTGATTGTTACTTATAATAACTATCCAAAACTTGTCGAAACGCTTACACCAATTGTAGCCGAAGAATGGTCACATTTTGAAATGGTGTTGGAACAACTCAAAAAACGAGGACACACCTTAGGAGAAAAACGCAAAGATGAATATGCCCTAAAGCTCCGTAACTTTATGGTGAAAGGTGGAAGTGAAGAAATGCGTCTTTTAGATAATCTTTTAGTCAATGCACTCATAGAAGCACGAAGCTGTGAGCGTTTTAAAATGCTTTCTAATACAATGGAAGATGAAGAGTTAAAGAAATTTTATCGTGAACTGATGGTGTCGGAAGCTCGCCACTATACTGTTTTTATTTCGTTGGCGAAAGAATTTTTACCAAAAGAAAAAGTAGATAAACGCTGGCAAGAGTTTTTAGACCACGAAACCGAAATTATGCAAAGTTTAGAACTTCGTGGAGATAGAATGCACTAG
- a CDS encoding Crp/Fnr family transcriptional regulator — MIEIKKYFQKLVDISEKDWNIFSSKLKKREISKKTTLLKLGEIENYLSFIEEGIVRFYIPREIEDFTFGFAFASNFVSAYDSFITQKPSNYQVETLSNTILWSVSYKDLQQIYNQTHVGNKIGRLASEELFLKKSKRELSLLNESAEQRYLNLFLEQPHLLQHIPLKYIASYIGITPQALSRIRKRIS; from the coding sequence ATGATAGAAATAAAAAAATATTTTCAAAAGTTGGTAGATATTTCTGAAAAAGATTGGAATATCTTTTCCTCAAAGCTAAAGAAAAGGGAGATTTCTAAAAAAACAACTTTGCTTAAATTAGGTGAAATAGAAAATTATCTTTCGTTTATAGAAGAAGGAATTGTTCGTTTTTATATTCCAAGAGAGATAGAAGATTTTACCTTCGGATTTGCTTTTGCATCTAATTTTGTGAGTGCTTACGATTCTTTTATCACACAAAAACCGTCTAATTATCAAGTAGAGACGCTTTCAAATACAATTCTTTGGAGTGTCTCTTATAAGGATTTACAACAAATTTATAATCAAACTCATGTTGGAAATAAAATTGGAAGATTAGCAAGTGAAGAGTTGTTTTTAAAAAAATCCAAACGAGAATTATCATTATTAAATGAAAGTGCAGAACAACGTTATTTGAACCTATTTTTGGAACAACCTCATTTATTACAACATATTCCTTTAAAATATATAGCTTCTTATATAGGAATCACACCACAAGCTCTAAGCCGTATTCGCAAACGAATTTCTTAA